Proteins encoded in a region of the Streptococcus sanguinis genome:
- a CDS encoding metal ABC transporter permease has protein sequence MILEFFQGLRDFHFLQNALITAIVIGIVAGAVGCFIILRGMSLMGDAISHAVLPGVALSYILGINFFIGAITFGLLASIIITYIKGNSIIKSDTAIGITFSSFLALGVILIGVANSSTDLFHILFGNILAVQDIDMWISIGVGIAVLLIITLFFKQLLITSFDPLLAQAMGMPVSFYHYLLMILLTLVSVTAMQSVGTILIVALLITPAATAYLYANSLKTMILLSSGLGALASVLGLFIGYSFNVAAGSSIVLTSALTFLISFFIAPKQRYLKLKNRPKLK, from the coding sequence ATGATTTTAGAATTTTTCCAAGGGCTGCGGGACTTTCACTTTCTGCAAAATGCCCTCATCACAGCCATCGTCATTGGGATTGTTGCTGGAGCTGTTGGCTGCTTTATCATTCTGCGCGGCATGTCACTCATGGGGGACGCTATCTCTCATGCGGTTCTGCCCGGTGTGGCCCTGTCCTACATTTTAGGGATTAATTTCTTTATCGGAGCCATCACCTTCGGACTTTTGGCCTCGATTATTATCACCTACATCAAGGGCAATTCCATTATCAAAAGCGATACAGCCATTGGAATTACCTTTTCTTCCTTCCTAGCTCTGGGTGTGATCCTGATCGGCGTTGCCAATAGCTCCACTGATCTCTTTCATATTCTCTTCGGGAATATCTTGGCTGTTCAGGATATTGATATGTGGATTAGTATTGGAGTCGGAATAGCTGTGCTCTTAATCATCACCCTCTTTTTCAAACAGCTATTGATTACTTCCTTTGATCCCCTGCTGGCTCAAGCAATGGGCATGCCGGTTAGCTTCTACCACTATCTGCTGATGATTCTCTTGACCTTGGTCTCCGTGACAGCCATGCAGAGCGTGGGAACCATTCTGATTGTCGCTCTCTTGATAACGCCGGCAGCAACGGCCTACCTCTATGCCAACAGTCTGAAAACTATGATCCTGCTGTCCTCAGGACTGGGAGCTCTGGCTTCTGTGCTGGGACTCTTTATCGGCTATAGCTTTAATGTCGCTGCAGGATCCAGCATTGTCCTGACCTCAGCCCTCACCTTTCTCATCTCTTTCTTTATTGCCCCTAAGCAACGCTATTTAAAACTTAAAAACCGACCTAAACTAAAATAA
- the ssaB gene encoding metal ABC transporter substrate-binding lipoprotein/adhesin SsaB — protein sequence MKKLGFLSLLLLAVCTLFACSSQKKASSDSSKLKVVATNSIIADITKNIAGDKIDLHSIVPVGKDPHEYEPLPEDVKKTSQADLIFYNGINLETGGNAWFTKLVKNANKEENKDYYAVSDGVDVIYLEGQSEKGKEDPHAWLNLENGIIYAQNIAKRLIEKDPDNKATYEKNLKAYVEKLTALDKEAKEKFNNIPEEKKMIVTSEGCFKYFSKAYNVPSAYIWEINTEEEGTPDQIKSLVEKLRKTKVPSLFVESSVDDRPMKTVSKDTKIPIYAKIFTDSIADEGEEGDSYYSMMKYNLDKISEGLAK from the coding sequence ATGAAAAAATTAGGTTTTTTATCCCTGCTTTTGCTAGCAGTCTGCACTCTCTTTGCCTGTTCCAGTCAGAAGAAGGCGTCCAGTGACTCGTCCAAGCTCAAGGTTGTTGCGACCAACTCAATTATCGCTGATATTACCAAAAATATAGCTGGCGATAAGATTGACCTGCACAGCATTGTACCAGTCGGCAAAGACCCCCACGAATACGAACCCCTGCCCGAAGATGTCAAAAAGACTTCTCAAGCAGACCTCATCTTCTACAATGGTATCAACCTGGAAACGGGCGGCAATGCTTGGTTTACCAAGTTGGTCAAAAATGCCAATAAGGAAGAAAACAAGGACTACTATGCTGTCAGCGATGGCGTTGACGTCATTTACCTTGAAGGGCAAAGTGAAAAGGGCAAGGAAGATCCTCATGCTTGGCTCAATTTGGAAAACGGCATTATCTATGCGCAAAACATTGCCAAGCGTTTGATTGAAAAAGACCCTGACAATAAGGCCACTTACGAGAAAAATCTCAAAGCCTATGTAGAAAAACTGACTGCCTTGGACAAGGAGGCCAAAGAGAAATTCAACAATATTCCAGAAGAAAAGAAAATGATTGTGACCAGTGAAGGATGCTTCAAGTACTTCTCTAAGGCCTACAATGTGCCATCAGCCTACATCTGGGAAATCAACACCGAAGAAGAAGGAACTCCAGACCAAATCAAAAGCTTGGTTGAAAAACTACGCAAGACAAAAGTGCCGTCTCTCTTTGTCGAATCAAGTGTGGACGACCGTCCGATGAAGACTGTTTCTAAAGACACCAAGATCCCAATCTACGCTAAAATCTTTACTGACTCAATCGCTGATGAAGGAGAAGAAGGCGACAGCTACTACAGCATGATGAAATACAATCTGGATAAAATTTCTGAAGGATTGGCCAAATAA
- the tpx gene encoding thiol peroxidase, with protein MTTFLGNPVTFTGKQLQVGDTAHDFSLTATDLSKKTLADFAGKKKVLSIIPSIDTGVCSTQTRRFNQELSDLDNTVVITVSVDLPFAQGKWCAAEGIENAVMLSDYFDHSFGRDYAVLINEWHLLARAVLVLDENNTVTYAEYVDNINTEPNFEAAIAAVKSL; from the coding sequence ATGACAACTTTTCTCGGAAATCCTGTAACCTTTACTGGAAAGCAACTGCAAGTCGGCGACACCGCCCACGATTTTAGCTTGACAGCCACTGACCTTTCAAAGAAAACTCTGGCTGATTTTGCTGGCAAAAAGAAAGTCCTGAGCATCATCCCATCTATCGATACTGGTGTCTGCTCGACTCAGACTCGCCGTTTCAACCAAGAACTCTCTGACTTGGATAATACCGTTGTTATCACGGTTTCAGTTGACTTGCCTTTTGCTCAAGGCAAGTGGTGTGCTGCTGAAGGCATTGAGAATGCTGTCATGCTCTCTGACTACTTCGACCATTCTTTCGGCCGCGACTATGCTGTCCTCATCAATGAATGGCACCTTTTGGCCCGCGCTGTCCTAGTTCTGGACGAAAACAATACTGTAACTTACGCTGAGTATGTAGACAATATCAACACCGAGCCTAACTTCGAAGCTGCTATAGCCGCAGTTAAAAGCTTGTAA
- a CDS encoding DUF3114 domain-containing protein, producing MYPKEEKEQFFQRLQSIGWYQTALEQVFEEIGEQGKTVSEEGNYLQEAQLFGSPFFQKLWLAEEVQNSRLGAQELLVLAMSLVNMPEELSGDKRETNLLLARIAPDLTPHDCFWKIFSKTLRQAFPADDFSQKDGNQKLKRQLHQFRYVISCQQAQWVRDHFREVGMTDAEALAAYFKAYPGLSYSFKESSRLHNKAYIDKMSEQAIYPDGQASQANIKILIDFHTEFILDQRGRFLNIIDPEGASQNGIVNSASFNYGERNRPVNQASHTRYDIKTPAVWDPRFRRLAIENSGCKFKSPQNNRCPLGYRSAKSPYARKGRSAYKQVKAEIARFKKLLNQPSVLLRSWACFRQFWQKFFAQKNTD from the coding sequence ATGTATCCGAAAGAAGAAAAAGAGCAGTTCTTTCAGCGATTGCAATCAATCGGTTGGTATCAAACAGCGCTGGAACAAGTTTTTGAAGAGATTGGTGAGCAAGGAAAAACAGTGTCAGAAGAAGGAAATTACCTGCAGGAGGCTCAGCTTTTTGGCAGCCCCTTCTTTCAAAAGCTTTGGCTGGCTGAGGAGGTTCAGAACAGCAGATTAGGAGCTCAGGAGCTGCTGGTTCTGGCTATGAGTCTTGTTAATATGCCTGAGGAGTTGAGCGGAGATAAGAGAGAGACGAATCTTCTACTGGCTCGAATTGCTCCAGACCTAACACCGCATGATTGCTTTTGGAAAATTTTCTCAAAGACCTTGCGCCAGGCTTTTCCGGCAGATGATTTTAGCCAAAAGGATGGCAATCAAAAGCTCAAAAGGCAGCTGCATCAGTTTCGCTATGTCATTTCCTGCCAGCAGGCCCAGTGGGTTCGGGACCATTTCAGAGAGGTGGGGATGACGGATGCGGAGGCCTTGGCGGCTTATTTCAAGGCCTACCCCGGACTTTCCTACAGTTTCAAGGAATCCTCTCGGTTGCACAATAAAGCCTATATTGATAAGATGTCAGAGCAAGCTATCTATCCGGATGGTCAAGCTAGTCAGGCCAATATAAAAATCCTGATTGATTTTCATACAGAGTTTATTCTGGATCAGAGAGGTCGCTTTCTCAATATTATCGATCCAGAGGGTGCTAGTCAAAATGGTATTGTGAATAGCGCCAGCTTTAACTACGGTGAGCGCAATCGTCCGGTCAATCAGGCTTCTCATACTCGCTACGATATCAAAACGCCAGCAGTCTGGGATCCTCGCTTTCGCAGGCTTGCCATTGAAAATAGCGGCTGCAAGTTCAAGTCACCTCAGAATAATCGTTGTCCGCTGGGCTATCGTTCGGCTAAAAGCCCTTATGCTCGAAAGGGGCGGAGTGCTTATAAACAGGTAAAGGCAGAGATTGCTCGGTTCAAGAAATTGCTGAATCAACCATCCGTTCTCTTGCGTTCCTGGGCTTGTTTCCGTCAGTTTTGGCAGAAGTTTTTCGCACAAAAAAATACGGACTAG
- a CDS encoding SEC10/PgrA surface exclusion domain-containing protein translates to MKKIQKHVILGAAVLASTGFAHTVAADTTPVDANAPANQDKALSASPEALKQQTEQVNQAKAAVDQAKEQVATAETKVETAKKDNADTSAEKIAEAQAAVAEAEKKVAPAENAAKQAQAALDTAKKAEDTQAAVAQDAQAQAAKAQTETQTAQDAVNAAQKAVDSKLVSEKVTKAKAELDKAKNNLASYEDQLKTAEAEDAKRQAVIDQAQADIKAAQAEIKEKEAKLSSQDQVHNTFTLSQAYINAIKSNNINGTAKLTSEAQETLAKEAATLKSSNNYIGSQKDAQRIVNINAIPNDVLMELNYYAQDLINQIRKQAGTAQVTLTQNSIDYAAALSQAAREQKYKYQSKEPITSQVDVPRSVVAKVGLDQFGHRVSGTNELGPYPILASQENVSVDYLKKAIYDDIKFQLFDLGDSSAYRERGTIYAQKVVGHLDNQKKGAYVAVNFSNNGIINRINFLLFPNNDGDIKDPSKITPALINPNANNQEADAARKDLAASQAKLDAAQRTLTNAQNKQETAPLLREVVKTAKDKLAKAERTYQAELENSKNSASEETKAKLAVLAKAQASLKEKEAAQATAQKTAEEANAKLAELKAATATAQEKATAAATALEEAQRAVQAAKDYVSRLQNAPALLKEAEAALNDAKANLASKEETYRVENAKLEALKAALAALETDDPTNLVSKNERKVLKVTTTGVKKGKKPVQTYQAPAALPKTGSTESSLALVGLGLLSMLGLAFAKRRKA, encoded by the coding sequence ATGAAAAAAATCCAAAAACATGTCATTTTAGGTGCAGCAGTTCTTGCTAGTACTGGATTTGCTCACACTGTAGCTGCAGATACAACTCCAGTGGATGCAAATGCACCTGCAAACCAAGATAAGGCTCTATCTGCAAGTCCAGAAGCTCTTAAACAGCAAACTGAGCAGGTTAATCAAGCGAAAGCGGCTGTTGACCAAGCCAAAGAACAGGTTGCGACTGCTGAGACTAAGGTTGAAACAGCCAAGAAAGATAATGCTGATACAAGTGCAGAAAAAATTGCGGAGGCTCAGGCAGCTGTGGCAGAAGCTGAGAAAAAAGTTGCCCCAGCGGAAAACGCAGCCAAGCAAGCCCAAGCAGCTCTTGATACAGCTAAAAAAGCAGAAGACACACAGGCAGCTGTAGCTCAGGATGCTCAAGCTCAAGCAGCTAAGGCACAAACCGAGACTCAAACTGCTCAGGATGCTGTGAATGCAGCCCAAAAAGCTGTGGACAGCAAACTGGTGAGTGAAAAGGTAACGAAGGCAAAGGCTGAGCTTGACAAGGCTAAAAACAACTTAGCTTCTTACGAAGATCAATTGAAGACAGCTGAAGCGGAAGATGCTAAACGCCAAGCAGTGATTGATCAAGCCCAGGCAGATATCAAAGCAGCTCAAGCAGAAATCAAAGAAAAAGAAGCGAAGCTTTCGTCTCAAGATCAGGTTCACAATACTTTTACCCTATCGCAAGCTTATATAAATGCAATTAAAAGTAACAATATCAACGGTACAGCTAAATTGACATCTGAGGCACAAGAAACACTTGCTAAAGAAGCAGCTACCCTAAAATCCAGCAACAATTATATTGGTAGTCAAAAAGATGCGCAACGAATAGTTAACATCAATGCTATTCCAAATGATGTTCTGATGGAATTGAACTATTATGCACAAGATTTGATTAATCAAATCCGTAAGCAAGCAGGAACAGCACAAGTAACATTAACACAAAATAGTATTGACTATGCAGCAGCTCTAAGCCAAGCAGCCCGTGAACAAAAATATAAATACCAATCAAAAGAACCTATAACTTCACAAGTAGATGTTCCAAGAAGTGTGGTTGCTAAAGTTGGACTGGATCAGTTTGGTCATAGAGTATCAGGAACTAACGAACTCGGCCCTTATCCTATTCTTGCTAGCCAAGAGAATGTCTCTGTTGACTATTTAAAAAAGGCAATTTACGATGATATCAAATTCCAACTGTTTGATTTAGGAGATAGCAGTGCGTATAGGGAGAGAGGGACTATCTATGCCCAAAAGGTAGTGGGGCATCTTGATAATCAGAAGAAAGGTGCATATGTTGCTGTTAACTTTAGCAACAACGGCATTATTAACCGAATTAACTTCCTTCTTTTCCCAAATAATGACGGTGATATTAAAGATCCTTCCAAAATAACACCAGCCTTGATCAATCCAAATGCCAATAATCAAGAGGCAGACGCTGCTCGTAAAGATTTGGCGGCTTCACAAGCTAAGTTGGACGCTGCTCAACGTACGTTGACAAATGCTCAGAACAAGCAGGAGACAGCCCCATTACTGCGTGAGGTTGTGAAAACTGCTAAGGACAAGTTGGCCAAGGCGGAACGTACTTACCAAGCTGAACTCGAAAATAGCAAGAATTCGGCTTCTGAAGAAACCAAGGCTAAGCTTGCAGTTTTAGCTAAAGCTCAAGCAAGCTTGAAAGAAAAAGAAGCAGCCCAAGCAACTGCGCAAAAAACAGCTGAGGAAGCTAATGCCAAACTTGCCGAATTGAAAGCAGCTACAGCGACCGCTCAAGAAAAGGCAACTGCTGCGGCTACAGCTCTGGAAGAGGCTCAACGCGCTGTTCAAGCTGCTAAAGACTACGTTTCTCGCTTGCAAAATGCCCCTGCTCTTCTTAAGGAAGCAGAAGCGGCTCTCAATGATGCTAAAGCAAACTTGGCAAGTAAGGAAGAAACATATAGAGTTGAAAATGCCAAACTTGAAGCTTTGAAAGCAGCTCTTGCAGCCCTTGAGACAGACGACCCAACTAACCTCGTTTCTAAGAATGAGCGAAAGGTTCTGAAAGTCACTACAACGGGAGTGAAGAAGGGAAAGAAACCAGTTCAGACCTATCAGGCTCCGGCAGCTCTTCCAAAAACAGGTTCTACTGAATCTTCTCTAGCACTTGTAGGTCTGGGATTGCTCTCTATGCTGGGACTGGCTTTTGCAAAACGCCGTAAAGCTTAA
- a CDS encoding GBS Bsp-like repeat-containing protein — MKRRRMMASLAEKFTRFGIRKCSLGAVSVAIATGLAFLGSGAVQAEQLTPSQTADSVAVSQAVENQASTAATPTVTETSLSSMDKAAPAPEAVSPDASQVPASSDTSAQSTSSDPVENARPKSDTVASTENQPAVVENSEKNDASNQLAQPASDTERPLAAAEVKKPQGKITIQNNNPQTGEFDIVVSDIVAPDGLKSVYLPTWSAVNDQDDVQWYTAEKRADGTYFKHVSYRNHKNSLGEYNVHLYFVNDAGQLQGAGSAKTMVTRAQPQGKITIQNNNPQTGEFDIVVSDVVAPDGLKSVYLPTWSAANDQDDVQWYTAERRADGTYFKHVSYRNHKNSLGEYNVHLYFVNDAGQLQGAGSAKTVVNRAQPQGKITIQNNNPQTGEFDIVVSDIVAPDGLKSVSLPTWSTANDQDDVQWYTAERRADGTYFKHVSYRNHKNSLGEYNVHLYFVNEAGQLQGAGSAKTVVTRAQPQGKITIQNNNPQTGEFDIVVSDIVAPDGLKSVYLPTWSAANDQDDVQWYTAERRADGTYFKHVSYRNHKNSLGEYNVHLYFVNDAGQLQGAGSAKTVVTRAQPQGKITIQNNNPQTGEFDIVVSDIVAPDGLKAVYLPTWSSKDDQDDVQWYTAERRADGTYKKHVRAQDHKFSVGEYKVHLYYLNEDGQMQGAGGEKLMISVAPENIRATGKINIQNNNARTGTFDVVVTNISNPGGIQAVYLPTWSTDKDQDDVKWYLAQKQANGTYKITVRASDHKLSTGEYKIHLYYKQDNGQLIAVDATTTQVSKAVYNTPYYSQRDGRWGGRKYGPYSMDATGCVPTTLAMVISGITGTEVLPTTVADYLYNHTNEFNKDGFGTSSRGIVRAAQHWDLTTETLFTASAVKEVLSQGHHVLGAVGTSIFAHYPVTHELVLKGYDNGKTYVRDPYNAANNGWYPVDYLFGVKSVDPTDNTEGSPFIAIKG, encoded by the coding sequence ATGAAAAGAAGACGAATGATGGCGTCTCTAGCAGAGAAGTTTACTCGTTTTGGCATTCGCAAATGCAGTCTGGGAGCAGTCTCAGTAGCGATTGCGACTGGTCTGGCCTTTCTTGGAAGTGGAGCAGTGCAGGCAGAACAGCTGACACCTAGTCAGACAGCTGACAGTGTCGCTGTCAGCCAGGCTGTGGAGAACCAAGCTAGCACAGCTGCAACTCCGACTGTCACAGAAACCAGTCTGTCAAGCATGGATAAGGCTGCACCAGCACCGGAGGCTGTTAGTCCTGACGCTAGTCAGGTACCTGCGTCTTCCGATACCAGTGCTCAGTCTACTTCTTCTGATCCTGTAGAAAATGCTCGGCCGAAAAGTGATACTGTAGCTTCGACAGAAAATCAACCTGCTGTGGTTGAGAACTCAGAAAAAAATGATGCTTCTAATCAGCTAGCACAACCAGCTTCTGATACAGAGCGCCCCTTGGCGGCAGCAGAAGTCAAAAAGCCTCAAGGCAAGATTACCATTCAGAATAACAATCCACAGACAGGTGAATTTGATATAGTCGTGTCTGATATTGTCGCACCGGATGGACTGAAGTCTGTTTATCTACCGACTTGGTCAGCTGTTAACGACCAAGACGACGTGCAGTGGTATACCGCTGAAAAGCGTGCCGATGGGACCTATTTTAAGCATGTCAGCTACCGCAATCATAAGAACTCCTTGGGCGAGTATAATGTTCACCTCTATTTTGTAAATGATGCAGGCCAGCTGCAGGGGGCAGGTTCGGCTAAGACAATGGTTACTCGCGCCCAGCCACAGGGTAAGATTACCATTCAGAATAACAATCCACAGACAGGTGAATTTGATATTGTCGTGTCAGACGTTGTTGCCCCAGATGGTCTGAAGTCTGTTTATCTACCGACTTGGTCAGCTGCTAATGACCAAGACGACGTGCAGTGGTACACAGCCGAAAGGCGCGCTGATGGAACCTATTTCAAACACGTCAGCTACCGCAACCACAAGAACTCTCTGGGCGAGTATAATGTTCATCTCTATTTCGTGAATGATGCAGGCCAGCTGCAGGGTGCAGGTTCGGCTAAGACGGTAGTTAACCGCGCGCAGCCTCAGGGCAAGATCACCATTCAGAATAACAACCCGCAGACAGGTGAATTTGATATTGTCGTGTCGGACATTGTTGCCCCAGATGGTCTGAAGTCTGTTAGTCTTCCAACCTGGTCCACCGCTAACGACCAAGACGATGTGCAGTGGTACACCGCTGAAAGACGAGCTGATGGGACCTATTTTAAACATGTCAGCTACCGCAACCATAAGAACTCCTTGGGCGAGTATAATGTTCACCTCTATTTTGTGAATGAAGCCGGTCAATTGCAGGGTGCAGGCTCAGCTAAGACGGTGGTTACTCGCGCCCAGCCACAGGGTAAAATCACCATTCAGAACAATAATCCACAGACAGGTGAATTTGATATTGTCGTTTCTGATATTGTCGCACCGGATGGTCTGAAGTCCGTTTATCTACCGACTTGGTCAGCTGCCAATGACCAAGATGATGTGCAGTGGTACACGGCCGAAAGACGCGCCGATGGGACCTATTTCAAACATGTCAGCTACCGCAACCACAAGAACTCTCTGGGCGAGTACAATGTCCACCTCTATTTTGTGAATGATGCAGGCCAGCTGCAGGGAGCGGGTTCAGCTAAGACGGTAGTTACTCGCGCCCAGCCACAGGGCAAGATCACCATTCAGAACAACAATCCACAGACAGGTGAATTTGATATTGTTGTGTCAGATATCGTTGCCCCAGATGGTCTGAAGGCGGTCTACCTGCCAACCTGGTCCAGCAAGGATGACCAAGACGATGTGCAGTGGTACACCGCTGAAAGACGAGCCGATGGGACCTATAAAAAACATGTCCGAGCTCAGGATCATAAGTTTTCAGTGGGTGAGTACAAGGTTCATCTTTACTATCTGAACGAGGATGGCCAGATGCAAGGTGCAGGTGGCGAGAAGCTGATGATTTCTGTAGCACCTGAGAACATCCGTGCAACTGGAAAAATCAATATCCAAAACAATAATGCTCGAACAGGAACTTTTGATGTAGTTGTGACAAATATCTCCAATCCAGGCGGAATTCAAGCAGTCTATCTGCCAACTTGGTCCACAGATAAGGATCAGGATGATGTCAAGTGGTATTTAGCTCAAAAGCAGGCGAATGGTACCTATAAGATCACAGTCCGAGCTAGTGACCATAAACTTTCTACCGGCGAGTACAAGATTCATCTTTACTATAAGCAGGACAATGGTCAGCTCATCGCTGTTGATGCTACTACGACCCAGGTCTCCAAAGCAGTTTACAATACTCCGTACTACTCCCAGCGCGATGGTCGCTGGGGTGGCAGGAAGTATGGTCCTTACAGCATGGATGCGACAGGATGCGTGCCGACAACGCTAGCCATGGTTATTTCTGGAATTACTGGGACAGAAGTGCTTCCGACAACCGTTGCGGATTATCTATATAACCATACTAATGAATTTAATAAAGATGGATTTGGTACTAGCAGCCGTGGTATTGTCCGAGCTGCCCAGCACTGGGATTTGACGACTGAGACCCTGTTTACAGCTTCTGCAGTCAAAGAAGTGCTTTCGCAGGGGCATCATGTCCTAGGTGCCGTTGGTACTAGCATCTTTGCCCATTATCCAGTCACTCATGAGCTGGTTCTTAAAGGCTATGACAATGGAAAAACCTATGTCCGTGACCCTTATAATGCAGCTAATAATGGCTGGTACCCCGTAGACTATCTCTTTGGAGTCAAGAGTGTAGATCCGACGGATAATACAGAAGGATCACCCTTTATTGCCATCAAAGGATAA
- a CDS encoding metal-dependent transcriptional regulator has translation MTPNKEDYLKCIYEIGSRHKKITNKEIAQLMQVSPPAVTEMMKKMLAEELLVKDKKAGYLLTDLGLRLVSDLYRKHRLIEVFLVNHLGYSTDEIHEEAEVLEHTVSERFVERLDAMLQYPKICPHGGTIPAKGELLDEENQLTLEEASAPGDYIIKRVHDDFDLLKYLEKYNLQIGQTITFIQYDSFAQAYLLKTETQEIQINPMIAQQIYVEKL, from the coding sequence ATGACCCCAAATAAAGAAGACTATCTCAAGTGTATCTATGAGATTGGCAGCCGCCACAAAAAAATCACCAATAAAGAAATCGCCCAGCTCATGCAGGTTTCACCTCCGGCTGTGACGGAAATGATGAAAAAAATGCTGGCGGAAGAACTTCTGGTCAAGGATAAAAAAGCCGGCTACCTGCTGACTGATTTGGGGCTAAGGCTAGTTTCTGACCTCTACCGTAAGCACCGACTGATCGAGGTCTTTCTGGTCAACCATCTCGGCTACTCGACTGATGAAATCCATGAGGAAGCCGAAGTCCTAGAGCATACTGTTTCTGAGCGCTTCGTTGAGCGTCTGGATGCCATGCTCCAGTACCCCAAGATCTGTCCTCACGGAGGCACCATCCCAGCCAAGGGAGAGCTTCTGGACGAAGAAAACCAACTGACTCTGGAAGAGGCTTCTGCCCCTGGCGACTATATCATCAAACGCGTACACGACGACTTTGACTTGCTCAAATACTTGGAAAAATATAACCTGCAAATCGGCCAAACCATCACCTTCATCCAATACGATTCTTTCGCTCAGGCTTATCTTCTCAAGACAGAAACCCAAGAAATCCAAATCAATCCTATGATTGCCCAG